From the genome of Candidatus Poribacteria bacterium, one region includes:
- a CDS encoding BamA/TamA family outer membrane protein, which translates to MPNPRLPRIILFFICLLLCLTSLSQTRSNSETTEQAPASETTSLDNEGADKPEQRYRIHQLRFNGNEHLNQKKLISLFGWVEEKAYTRLEIIESFERIVTAYQEAGFVFAETSSEVTPISGIKQLNNESHVSITVEIVEGKQIRTGTLTLTGNQRFSENEIRDELGLKWGKLFTQVALERGIDRLQTLYSEHGYPKVEIAPQDFQFSPETGTVDFTLNISEGSQVKIGEVKVSGLEKTKTKVVLREIRVKPDQNFDQRDIDTSYRRLRNLGYFYQVNPNVLEVGDTEDRINFHARVTEAKTGQLSGVIGYAPPDSNADAAPQLTGVFEARETNLLGTGRQFNFYWKSGLLKILRLGYAEPWIFGKPLTIGVEYGQLKEQRTNREQLTAETVSEEQSSNLSATTNFGRVFEGTMTLGYKRINVPDSATLPPTTVLPLDIQSQTSLFPEPNPTPLTETDAYSGTKYSLTLRLTRDTRDYFLNPTRGRRDSIAFEVSRSDFRLRKAWLSLQQYFPTWRKQTIAIELHGAVAWGVNIPPTELFYLGGATTLRGYDEDWFSGPRRVYANLEYRFLVGPDSQIFIFTDLGAVTLIEKPSVLDKLRVGYGFGARLESRGGILRINYGLAAGDSLLRGKIHVNLGAAF; encoded by the coding sequence ATGCCTAACCCACGACTGCCAAGAATTATCCTATTTTTCATCTGCTTACTCCTCTGTTTGACGAGTCTCTCCCAAACAAGGTCCAATTCTGAAACCACAGAACAGGCCCCTGCCTCAGAAACGACATCACTCGATAACGAAGGAGCGGATAAGCCAGAGCAGCGTTATCGCATTCATCAACTCCGTTTCAACGGCAATGAACATTTAAACCAGAAAAAATTGATAAGTCTATTCGGATGGGTGGAAGAAAAAGCCTACACTCGTTTGGAAATTATAGAAAGTTTTGAACGCATCGTCACAGCATATCAGGAAGCAGGTTTTGTGTTCGCAGAAACGTCTTCTGAGGTTACGCCGATTTCAGGAATCAAACAACTCAATAACGAATCCCATGTATCCATCACAGTAGAAATTGTCGAAGGCAAACAGATCCGCACGGGTACACTCACACTCACAGGAAATCAACGCTTTTCGGAGAACGAAATTCGTGATGAACTCGGTTTAAAATGGGGAAAACTTTTTACACAGGTCGCGTTGGAACGTGGCATTGACCGCCTTCAAACTCTGTACAGCGAACACGGATATCCGAAAGTTGAGATTGCCCCTCAGGACTTCCAATTCTCACCGGAAACAGGCACCGTTGACTTCACGTTGAATATCAGCGAAGGATCGCAAGTTAAAATTGGCGAGGTTAAGGTTAGCGGACTCGAAAAAACGAAGACCAAGGTAGTCCTTCGGGAAATCCGAGTGAAACCTGATCAAAACTTCGACCAGCGCGATATTGATACAAGTTATCGCCGTTTGCGAAATTTAGGGTATTTCTATCAAGTCAATCCGAATGTATTGGAAGTCGGTGATACAGAAGACAGGATTAACTTCCATGCGCGGGTAACCGAAGCAAAGACAGGACAGTTGAGCGGTGTCATCGGATACGCACCGCCAGACTCAAATGCTGACGCTGCACCACAACTTACCGGTGTCTTTGAAGCCCGCGAAACCAACTTGCTCGGAACAGGGAGACAGTTTAACTTCTATTGGAAATCCGGGCTTCTTAAGATTTTGCGACTCGGTTATGCAGAACCGTGGATATTCGGTAAACCTTTAACAATCGGTGTAGAGTATGGACAACTCAAAGAGCAGCGTACAAATAGGGAACAACTTACCGCCGAAACAGTCTCCGAAGAGCAGTCGAGTAACTTAAGCGCAACGACGAACTTCGGACGCGTCTTTGAAGGAACTATGACATTAGGGTATAAACGGATTAACGTGCCAGATTCCGCCACTCTGCCTCCGACAACAGTTCTCCCGCTCGATATCCAGTCCCAGACATCACTCTTTCCCGAACCAAATCCTACTCCGTTAACCGAAACAGATGCATATAGTGGGACGAAGTATAGCCTCACACTCCGGCTGACACGGGATACCCGCGACTATTTTTTAAACCCAACACGTGGACGGCGTGACAGCATCGCTTTTGAAGTATCACGGAGCGATTTTCGGCTTCGGAAGGCGTGGCTCTCCCTGCAGCAATACTTTCCAACATGGCGGAAACAGACGATTGCCATTGAACTCCACGGTGCAGTGGCGTGGGGGGTCAACATTCCCCCAACCGAACTCTTTTATCTTGGCGGCGCGACTACGTTACGTGGGTATGATGAAGATTGGTTCTCTGGACCGCGGCGTGTATACGCGAACCTTGAATATCGATTCCTCGTCGGACCCGATTCACAAATTTTCATCTTCACAGATTTAGGTGCTGTTACTCTGATTGAAAAACCGTCTGTCCTTGACAAACTCCGAGTCGGCTACGGATTCGGGGCGCGACTTGAATCAAGAGGCGGTATCTTACGCATCAACTATGGTCTCGCCGCAGGAGATTCCCTGCTACGCGGGAAAATCCATGTTAACCTCGGCGCAGCGTTTTAG